In Saccharicrinis fermentans DSM 9555 = JCM 21142, a genomic segment contains:
- the glmS gene encoding glutamine--fructose-6-phosphate transaminase (isomerizing) — protein MCGIVAYVGDKVAYPILIKGLQRLEYRGYDSAGVALINSDIHTYKCLGKVKDLETHAKGKHLSGTIGMGHTRWATHGEPNDTNAHPHTSMNGKFTLVHNGIIENYAHLKKELELRGYVFQSETDTEVLVNLIENIYQEQKVDAEIAVRLALSKVIGAYGLVISCTEEKEQLIAARKGSPLVIGVGDHEYYLASDASPIVEYTDQVIYMNDEDVAIITKDDLILKNIQNDAQKPKIQKVELTIDEIDKGEYEHFMLKEIHEQPSSIGDTFRGRISIDKTKIFLGGIIDVMPKLTQAKRIIIVACGTSWHAAMVGEYLFEEYARIPVEVEYASEFRYRNPVINADDVLIAISQSGETADTLAAIKMAKKQGATIVGICNVVGSSIPRETHAGVYTHAGPEIGVASTKAFTSQVTVLTMMAFMLGRKRGSLYDELYKQLIQELTLVPEKIKHILRSEQYIKDIAETYKDASNSLYLGRGVLFPVALEGALKLKEISYIHAEGYPAAEMKHGPIALIDENMPVFVLATKDKSYEKIVSNIQEVKARNGKVIAVVTEGDQTIKKLADHVIEVPDCHESVAPLLTVIPLQIVSYYIAVMRGCNVDQPRNLAKSVTVE, from the coding sequence ATGTGCGGAATAGTTGCCTATGTGGGTGATAAAGTAGCCTACCCCATTTTAATAAAAGGACTACAGCGATTAGAGTATAGAGGATACGACTCAGCAGGTGTGGCCTTGATCAACTCAGACATACACACCTACAAATGTTTAGGAAAGGTAAAAGACCTGGAAACCCATGCCAAAGGAAAACATTTATCCGGAACTATAGGAATGGGACACACCCGTTGGGCTACACATGGAGAACCTAACGATACCAACGCCCATCCCCATACATCCATGAACGGAAAATTCACATTGGTACACAACGGCATTATTGAGAACTACGCCCACCTAAAGAAAGAATTAGAACTTAGAGGCTATGTATTTCAAAGCGAAACAGACACTGAAGTATTGGTGAATCTAATAGAAAATATTTACCAGGAACAAAAAGTAGATGCTGAGATTGCTGTCAGACTAGCTCTTTCAAAGGTCATTGGGGCCTATGGACTTGTGATATCCTGTACCGAAGAAAAAGAGCAATTGATTGCCGCTCGTAAAGGGAGTCCTTTGGTAATTGGAGTTGGTGACCATGAGTATTACCTAGCATCAGATGCTTCACCCATAGTTGAATATACCGATCAGGTCATATACATGAATGACGAGGACGTTGCCATTATCACCAAAGATGATTTAATATTAAAAAACATCCAAAACGACGCCCAAAAACCTAAGATACAAAAGGTTGAACTAACCATCGATGAGATTGACAAAGGTGAATACGAACACTTTATGCTCAAAGAAATTCACGAGCAACCCTCATCAATAGGTGATACTTTCAGAGGACGAATTTCCATTGACAAAACAAAAATATTCTTGGGTGGAATTATTGATGTAATGCCCAAACTAACACAAGCCAAAAGAATTATCATTGTAGCCTGTGGTACATCTTGGCATGCAGCCATGGTTGGCGAGTACTTATTTGAAGAATACGCCCGGATACCAGTGGAAGTAGAATATGCTTCAGAATTCAGATATAGAAATCCTGTAATTAATGCCGACGATGTTTTAATAGCAATTTCACAAAGTGGAGAGACCGCAGATACCTTGGCAGCTATTAAAATGGCAAAAAAACAAGGAGCCACTATTGTAGGAATATGTAACGTGGTTGGCTCATCTATACCTCGAGAAACCCATGCCGGAGTATACACACACGCAGGCCCAGAGATTGGTGTCGCCTCTACCAAAGCATTTACATCTCAGGTAACTGTATTAACAATGATGGCCTTCATGCTAGGACGAAAACGAGGTTCTTTGTACGACGAGTTATACAAACAATTAATACAGGAATTAACCCTTGTGCCAGAAAAGATAAAGCACATTTTAAGATCAGAACAGTACATCAAAGACATTGCCGAAACCTACAAAGATGCTAGCAACTCGCTCTATCTTGGAAGAGGCGTCTTGTTCCCCGTAGCTCTAGAAGGAGCGCTTAAACTGAAAGAAATTTCATATATACATGCAGAAGGATACCCTGCGGCAGAAATGAAACACGGCCCCATAGCCCTTATTGATGAGAACATGCCTGTATTTGTTTTGGCCACTAAGGATAAATCATACGAAAAAATTGTCAGCAATATACAAGAGGTAAAAGCACGTAATGGAAAAGTGATCGCTGTCGTTACCGAGGGCGACCAAACCATAAAGAAGCTAGCTGATCACGTCATTGAAGTTCCCGATTGCCATGAATCTGTTGCACCCTTATTAACCGTTATTCCCCTACAAATAGTATCGTACTACATAGCTGTTATGAGAGGTTGTAATGTGGATCAACCAAGAAATTTAGCTAAGTCGGTAACTGTTGAATAG